Proteins encoded by one window of Halomonas sp. Bachu 37:
- a CDS encoding cupin domain-containing protein: MESTLVELGLADAKSGAVSPERMTFSDDGSIPNTRLATLHYRSGGLDSTLDREAIAERFERLFSVSGWTPSWRGGVYDYHHYHSIAHEAFGVLAGWGRLRLGGERGEDVEIRAGDTLVLPAGTGHCSLEASDDFLLLAAYPEDQRELDLLPADPAEHDAAVVRIAKVSRPAYDPLGGELARWWPQ; encoded by the coding sequence ATGGAGTCGACACTGGTAGAGCTTGGCCTGGCGGATGCAAAATCGGGGGCGGTGAGCCCCGAGCGGATGACCTTCTCTGATGACGGCTCGATTCCCAATACGCGACTGGCGACGCTGCACTACCGATCCGGGGGGCTTGATTCGACACTCGACCGCGAGGCCATCGCCGAGCGCTTCGAGCGGCTGTTCAGCGTCAGCGGCTGGACACCTAGCTGGCGCGGCGGGGTCTACGATTACCACCATTATCATTCCATCGCCCACGAAGCGTTCGGTGTACTGGCGGGCTGGGGGCGGCTGCGCCTGGGCGGTGAGCGGGGCGAGGATGTCGAGATCCGTGCCGGCGATACGCTGGTACTGCCGGCGGGTACCGGGCACTGCTCGTTGGAGGCGAGCGATGATTTTTTGCTGTTGGCCGCTTACCCCGAGGATCAGCGTGAGCTCGACCTGCTGCCCGCCGACCCGGCGGAACACGACGCGGCGGTGGTGCGCATCGCCAAGGTATCGCGTCCCGCATACGACCCGCTGGGCGGGGAGCTCGCCCGCTGGTGGCCGCAATAG
- the eno gene encoding phosphopyruvate hydratase yields the protein MTKIVDISALEVLDSRGNPTVMARVSLASGAVGEACAPSGASTGSREALELRDGDKARYLGKGVLRAVEAVNGAIRDTLVGMDARDQRGLDNAMLKLDGTDNKATLGANAILAVSLAAAKAAANAKDVPLYAHIAELYGRPGEYLMPVPMMNILNGGEHADNNVDIQEFMVQPVGAANFREGLRMGAEIFHALKKVLSAKGLSTSVGDEGGFAPNLSSNAEALTVIKQAVADAGYALGKDVTLALDCASSEFYRDGRYDLAGEGKAYDAAGFADYLAGLCADYPIVSIEDGMDESDWDGWKALTDKLGDKVQLVGDDLFVTNTRILKRGIDEQIGNSILIKFNQIGSLSETLDAIKMAQDAGFTAVISHRSGETEDTTIADLAVGTSAGQIKTGSLCRSDRVAKYNRLLVIEQELGSQVGYPGLKAIKGQ from the coding sequence ATGACCAAGATTGTTGATATCAGCGCGCTTGAAGTACTCGATTCCCGGGGCAATCCCACGGTAATGGCAAGGGTGAGTCTGGCCAGCGGCGCCGTGGGCGAAGCCTGCGCACCGAGTGGCGCCTCCACCGGTTCCCGGGAGGCCCTGGAATTGCGCGACGGCGACAAGGCGCGCTATCTCGGCAAGGGTGTCCTGCGTGCAGTCGAGGCGGTCAACGGTGCCATTCGCGATACGCTGGTGGGAATGGACGCCCGCGACCAGCGTGGCCTGGACAACGCCATGCTCAAGCTCGATGGCACCGACAACAAGGCCACGCTCGGCGCCAACGCCATCCTGGCGGTTTCCCTGGCGGCGGCCAAGGCTGCCGCCAATGCCAAGGATGTGCCGCTGTACGCGCATATCGCCGAGCTCTACGGGCGACCGGGCGAGTACCTGATGCCAGTGCCGATGATGAACATCCTCAATGGCGGCGAGCATGCCGATAACAACGTCGACATTCAGGAATTCATGGTTCAGCCGGTGGGTGCGGCGAATTTCCGCGAAGGGCTGCGCATGGGAGCGGAAATCTTCCACGCGCTGAAAAAGGTGCTGTCGGCGAAAGGGCTGTCCACCTCGGTGGGCGATGAAGGAGGCTTCGCGCCGAACCTGTCTTCGAATGCCGAAGCCTTGACCGTGATCAAACAAGCGGTCGCCGATGCCGGTTACGCTCTGGGCAAGGACGTCACGCTGGCGCTGGATTGTGCTTCCAGCGAGTTCTACCGCGATGGCCGTTACGATCTGGCGGGGGAAGGCAAGGCCTACGATGCCGCCGGCTTCGCCGATTACCTGGCGGGGCTGTGCGCCGACTATCCCATCGTCTCCATCGAGGATGGGATGGATGAGTCCGATTGGGATGGCTGGAAGGCATTGACCGACAAGCTGGGCGACAAGGTGCAACTGGTGGGCGATGATTTGTTCGTCACCAATACCCGAATCCTCAAGCGTGGTATCGACGAGCAGATCGGCAATTCGATCCTGATCAAGTTCAATCAGATCGGTTCGCTCTCCGAGACGCTGGATGCGATCAAGATGGCTCAGGATGCCGGTTTCACCGCTGTCATCTCGCATCGCTCCGGTGAGACCGAAGATACCACCATCGCCGACCTGGCCGTCGGTACCAGCGCCGGACAGATCAAGACGGGCTCGTTGTGCCGCAGCGACCGGGTCGCCAAGTATAACCGCCTGCTGGTGATAGAGCAGGAACTGGGGTCCCAGGTGGGATATCCGGGATTGAAAGCCATCAAGGGGCAATAA
- the fdxA gene encoding ferredoxin FdxA, translating into MTFVVTENCIQCKYTDCVEVCPVDCFYEGPNFLVIHPDECIDCALCEPECPAEAIFSEDELPEGQESFIEINAELSEVWPNITEKKDPLPDAEEWDGKTGKLEKLER; encoded by the coding sequence ATGACATTTGTCGTTACCGAGAACTGCATCCAATGCAAATACACCGACTGTGTCGAGGTCTGTCCGGTCGATTGTTTCTACGAAGGCCCCAATTTCCTGGTCATTCATCCCGATGAGTGCATCGATTGCGCCCTGTGCGAGCCGGAATGCCCGGCGGAGGCGATATTCTCGGAAGATGAACTACCGGAGGGGCAGGAAAGCTTTATCGAGATCAACGCCGAACTCTCTGAAGTCTGGCCCAATATCACCGAAAAGAAAGATCCCTTGCCTGATGCAGAAGAGTGGGATGGCAAGACAGGCAAACTGGAAAAGCTCGAGCGCTAA
- a CDS encoding CTP synthase, with amino-acid sequence MTRYIFVTGGVVSSLGKGIASASLAAILEARGLKVTMLKLDPYINVDPGTMSPFQHGEVFVTEDGAETDLDLGHYERFIRTKMTQGNNFTTGRVYEHVLRKERRGDYLGGTVQVIPHITDEIKQRVYAGGEGFDVALVEIGGTVGDIESLPFLESIRQIRSELGASRAIFMHLTLVPYIKTAGETKTKPTQHSVKELRSIGIQPDILICRSEVELEESERRKIALFTNVEERAVVPLQDADTIYRIPLMLHEHGLDEIVCDKLRLEAEEADLSEWVKVLDAKLNPLKSISIAMVGKYMELLDAYKSLNEALIHAGIQGRIKVNVDYIDSEDIERHGTERLAGKDAILVPGGFGERGVEGKIATARFARENGIPYLGICLGMQVAVIEFARHIAGWEDANSTEFTHDTQHPVVGLITEWLNAEGKIELRDAASDLGGTMRLGGQVCHLKSGSKAHEAYGSDEIVERHRHRFEVNNQFIGELEQAGLVVSGKSVDQSLVEVIELPDHPWYVACQFHPEFTSTPRDGHPLFSGFVNAAVEHKTARTRAHNTHQE; translated from the coding sequence ATGACACGATATATCTTCGTGACCGGCGGCGTTGTGTCTTCATTAGGCAAGGGCATCGCCTCCGCCTCGCTGGCGGCGATTCTCGAGGCGCGCGGCCTCAAGGTCACCATGCTCAAGCTCGACCCCTACATCAATGTGGACCCGGGTACCATGAGCCCCTTCCAGCACGGTGAGGTTTTCGTCACGGAAGATGGTGCTGAAACCGACCTCGACCTGGGCCACTACGAGCGTTTCATCCGTACCAAGATGACCCAGGGCAACAACTTCACCACCGGTCGCGTCTACGAGCACGTGCTGCGCAAGGAGCGCCGTGGCGATTACCTGGGCGGCACGGTGCAGGTCATCCCGCACATTACCGACGAGATCAAGCAGCGCGTCTATGCCGGTGGCGAAGGCTTCGATGTGGCGCTGGTGGAGATCGGCGGCACCGTGGGCGATATCGAATCACTGCCGTTTCTGGAATCCATTCGCCAGATCCGCAGCGAGCTGGGGGCCAGCCGCGCCATTTTCATGCACCTGACCCTGGTGCCCTATATCAAGACCGCCGGCGAGACCAAGACCAAGCCGACCCAGCACAGCGTCAAGGAGCTGCGCTCGATCGGTATCCAGCCGGATATCCTGATCTGCCGCAGCGAGGTCGAGCTCGAGGAGAGCGAGCGGCGCAAGATCGCCCTGTTCACCAATGTCGAAGAGCGTGCCGTGGTGCCGCTGCAGGATGCCGATACCATCTACCGTATCCCGCTGATGCTCCATGAGCACGGTCTCGACGAGATCGTCTGCGACAAGTTGCGCCTGGAAGCCGAGGAAGCCGACCTCTCCGAGTGGGTCAAGGTACTGGATGCCAAACTCAATCCTCTGAAGTCGATCAGCATCGCCATGGTCGGCAAGTACATGGAATTGCTGGATGCCTACAAGTCACTGAACGAGGCGTTGATCCACGCCGGAATCCAGGGGCGGATCAAGGTCAATGTCGACTATATCGATTCGGAGGACATCGAGCGCCACGGCACCGAACGCCTGGCCGGAAAGGACGCCATTCTGGTGCCGGGTGGTTTCGGCGAGCGCGGCGTGGAAGGCAAGATCGCCACGGCCAGGTTCGCTCGCGAAAACGGCATTCCCTACCTCGGTATCTGTCTGGGCATGCAGGTGGCGGTCATCGAGTTCGCCCGACACATCGCGGGCTGGGAAGATGCCAATTCCACCGAATTCACCCACGATACCCAACACCCGGTGGTGGGGTTGATCACCGAATGGCTCAATGCCGAAGGCAAGATCGAACTGCGCGATGCCGCATCCGATCTGGGCGGCACCATGCGCCTGGGTGGCCAGGTCTGCCACCTGAAGTCCGGCAGCAAGGCACACGAGGCGTACGGCAGCGATGAGATCGTCGAGCGCCATCGTCATCGCTTCGAGGTCAACAACCAGTTCATCGGCGAGCTGGAACAGGCCGGGCTGGTGGTGTCGGGCAAGAGCGTCGATCAGTCGCTGGTGGAAGTCATCGAGTTGCCCGATCATCCCTGGTACGTGGCCTGTCAGTTCCATCCCGAATTCACCTCCACGCCACGCGACGGCCATCCGCTGTTCTCCGGTTTCGTCAATGCCGCGGTGGAGCACAAGACGGCGCGCACTCGAGCCCATAACACGCATCAGGAGTAG
- the mutS gene encoding DNA mismatch repair protein MutS encodes MSQLSPAHTPMIAQYLKIKRDHPEVLLFYRMGDFYELFFDDAKRAAALLDITLTQRGQSGGKPIPMAGIPYHSAEGYLSRLVTAGESVAICEQIGDPATSKGPVERKVVRIVTPGTLHDEALLDARRDNVLAALYPHEASWGIAWLELSSGRFSVVEVEGEAEMLAELTRLSPAELLVPESLDLPGALQELRGLRRQHDWLFDLESATRSLCDQFEVQDMRGFGCAHLTTALVAAGVLIDYARDTQRSRLPHVTAIAVESRDDAVVIDAASRRNLEIDTNLTGRGENTLASVVDTCTTAMGSRLLKRWLNRPLRQRDLVGARQSAVALLLVQARYVALRDTLAGAGDVERILARVALRSARPRDLARLRDALATLPELQTQLADIDTGSALDTAKQHVRPYPELSDTLNRALVENPPVVLRDGGVLAEGFDSELDEHRGMAENAGEYLVRLETRERERTGLSGLKVGYNRVHGYYIEISRAQAQSAPADYIRRQTLKNAERFIIPELKEFEDKALSAKSRALAREKWLYECLLDELNEGLSELQATSRALAELDVLCAFAERAEALDWIRPELSEARGVWVKAGRHPVVERVSETPFVPNDLCLDDDQHMLIITGPNMGGKSTYMRQAALITLLAHAGSFVPASEARIGPVDRIFTRIGSSDDLAGGRSTFMVEMTETANILHNATDHSLILMDEIGRGTSTFDGLSLAWASAEHLARTGALTLFATHYFEMTAMPEHADGVTNVHLTATEHGDGIVFMHRIEPGPANQSYGLQVAQLAGVPAAVINRAKEKLIQLEQQEVHAENRAVLGSSPDATAPPKQADLFAATPHPVVEELTHLAVDELTPRQALEMLYQWREML; translated from the coding sequence ATGTCACAGCTCAGCCCTGCACATACGCCGATGATCGCGCAATACCTCAAGATCAAACGCGACCACCCCGAGGTTCTGCTTTTCTACCGCATGGGGGATTTCTACGAGCTCTTTTTCGACGATGCCAAGCGTGCCGCCGCGCTGCTGGATATCACCCTGACCCAGCGTGGCCAGTCCGGTGGCAAGCCGATTCCCATGGCGGGCATCCCCTACCACAGCGCCGAAGGCTACCTGTCGCGCCTGGTAACCGCCGGTGAATCGGTGGCGATCTGCGAGCAGATCGGCGATCCCGCCACCAGCAAAGGCCCGGTGGAACGCAAGGTGGTACGCATCGTCACGCCCGGCACGCTGCATGACGAAGCCCTGCTCGATGCCCGCCGTGACAATGTCCTCGCCGCTCTTTATCCCCATGAGGCGTCGTGGGGCATTGCCTGGCTGGAACTGTCGAGCGGACGCTTCAGCGTCGTCGAGGTGGAAGGCGAGGCGGAAATGCTGGCGGAATTGACGCGGCTATCGCCCGCCGAGCTTCTGGTGCCCGAGTCGCTGGACCTGCCGGGCGCCCTGCAGGAACTGCGCGGCCTGCGCCGCCAGCACGACTGGCTGTTCGACCTGGAGAGCGCCACCCGCAGCCTGTGCGATCAGTTCGAAGTACAAGACATGCGCGGCTTCGGCTGCGCCCACCTCACCACCGCCCTGGTCGCCGCCGGGGTATTGATTGATTATGCCCGGGACACCCAGCGTTCGCGTCTTCCCCACGTAACCGCGATAGCGGTGGAAAGCCGTGATGACGCAGTGGTGATCGACGCCGCCAGTCGCCGCAACCTGGAGATCGATACCAACCTGACCGGCCGCGGCGAAAATACCCTGGCTAGCGTAGTGGATACCTGCACCACCGCCATGGGCTCCAGGCTTCTCAAGCGCTGGCTGAACCGGCCGCTGCGCCAGCGTGACCTGGTGGGAGCCCGCCAGTCGGCAGTGGCGCTGCTGCTGGTGCAAGCGAGATACGTGGCCCTACGCGACACGCTGGCGGGCGCCGGCGATGTCGAGCGCATACTCGCCCGGGTCGCCCTGCGCAGCGCAAGACCTCGCGACCTGGCACGTTTGCGCGATGCGCTCGCCACCTTGCCCGAGTTGCAGACTCAGCTTGCCGATATCGACACCGGCAGCGCACTCGATACCGCCAAGCAACATGTCCGACCCTACCCCGAGCTCAGCGACACCCTGAACCGTGCCCTGGTCGAAAACCCACCGGTGGTGCTACGCGACGGCGGCGTACTGGCGGAGGGATTCGATAGCGAGCTGGACGAACATCGCGGCATGGCCGAAAACGCCGGCGAATACCTGGTCCGCCTGGAAACCCGTGAACGCGAACGCACCGGCTTGAGCGGCCTGAAGGTAGGCTACAACCGAGTACACGGTTACTATATCGAGATTTCCCGCGCCCAGGCCCAGAGTGCCCCGGCCGACTATATCCGCCGCCAGACCCTCAAGAACGCCGAACGCTTCATCATCCCCGAGCTCAAGGAGTTCGAAGACAAGGCGCTATCGGCAAAATCCCGCGCCCTGGCCCGGGAGAAGTGGCTCTACGAATGCCTGCTGGATGAACTGAATGAAGGGCTGAGCGAGCTGCAGGCCACCTCTCGCGCCCTGGCCGAGCTCGATGTCCTGTGCGCCTTTGCCGAGCGCGCCGAAGCACTGGACTGGATTCGCCCCGAGCTGAGCGAAGCCCGAGGAGTCTGGGTCAAGGCCGGTCGCCACCCGGTGGTGGAACGGGTCAGCGAAACACCTTTCGTGCCCAACGACCTGTGTCTGGACGATGACCAGCATATGTTGATCATCACCGGCCCCAACATGGGCGGTAAATCCACTTACATGCGCCAGGCCGCTCTGATCACACTGCTGGCCCATGCCGGGAGTTTCGTGCCCGCCAGCGAAGCGCGCATCGGCCCCGTGGATCGAATATTCACCCGTATCGGTTCATCAGACGACCTGGCCGGCGGTCGCTCCACGTTCATGGTGGAAATGACCGAAACCGCCAATATTCTGCACAATGCCACCGATCATAGCCTGATATTGATGGATGAGATCGGACGCGGCACGAGCACCTTCGACGGCCTGTCGCTGGCCTGGGCCAGTGCCGAGCACCTGGCACGCACTGGCGCGCTGACCCTGTTCGCCACGCATTACTTTGAAATGACCGCGATGCCGGAACACGCCGACGGTGTGACCAACGTCCATTTGACGGCAACCGAGCATGGCGACGGCATCGTCTTCATGCACCGCATCGAGCCCGGCCCCGCCAACCAGAGCTACGGGCTACAGGTCGCCCAGTTGGCCGGCGTACCCGCGGCTGTGATCAACCGAGCCAAGGAGAAACTGATCCAGCTGGAACAGCAGGAAGTCCATGCGGAGAACCGGGCGGTGCTGGGTTCGTCGCCGGACGCTACCGCTCCGCCGAAGCAGGCCGACCTGTTTGCCGCCACGCCACATCCGGTCGTGGAGGAGCTGACCCACCTGGCCGTGGATGAGCTGACCCCAAGGCAGGCGCTGGAAATGTTGTATCAGTGGCGAGAGATGCTGTAA
- a CDS encoding CinA family protein has translation MTSSLSRLKNLDVSLLAERLGRLCRKHGVELTTAESCTGGGVASAITGAAGSSAYFATGYVTYSNAAKTRLLGVPPELLETHGAVSEEVVTAMVAGACRESGARLGVAVSGVAGPDGGSEAKPVGTVWLAWGDGDQCETERCHFYGDRQAVREQAVRRALAGLIVAVERRYRTAQGEN, from the coding sequence ATGACCTCGAGTCTCTCCCGTTTGAAAAATCTGGATGTTTCGCTGCTTGCCGAACGGTTGGGCCGCTTGTGCCGGAAGCATGGCGTGGAGTTGACCACGGCGGAGTCGTGTACGGGCGGCGGCGTGGCAAGCGCGATCACCGGCGCGGCGGGTAGCTCTGCCTATTTCGCGACGGGTTACGTGACCTATTCCAATGCGGCGAAAACACGCTTGCTGGGAGTCCCACCCGAGCTGCTGGAGACTCATGGCGCCGTCAGCGAGGAAGTGGTGACGGCCATGGTGGCGGGTGCCTGTCGCGAAAGCGGCGCCCGGCTGGGTGTCGCGGTCAGCGGCGTGGCAGGACCCGATGGCGGTAGCGAGGCCAAGCCGGTGGGAACGGTATGGCTGGCCTGGGGCGACGGCGACCAATGTGAGACCGAGCGCTGCCACTTTTATGGTGATCGTCAGGCGGTGCGCGAGCAGGCCGTGCGAAGGGCGCTCGCCGGGTTGATTGTTGCGGTGGAGAGGCGCTATCGCACGGCGCAAGGAGAAAATTGA
- the kdsA gene encoding 3-deoxy-8-phosphooctulonate synthase, whose translation MTTPEREIEFAGLRAGNSLPLMLLGGMNVLESRDMALDIAAAYVEVTRKLSMPFVFKASFDKANRSSIHSYRGPGLDKGLEILTEVKARFDVPIITDVHEPWQATPVAEVADIIQLPAFLARQTDLVVAMAETGAAINIKKPQFLAPHEMRHILRKFEEAGNQRLMLCERGSSFGYNNLVVDMLGFGDMKQTGYPVFFDVTHALQRPGGRADSADGRRAQVAELARAGVAVGLAGLFLEAHPDPDAALCDGPCALPLDQLEPFLRQMSALDTLVKGFDPLHIR comes from the coding sequence ATGACCACACCCGAACGCGAGATCGAGTTTGCCGGCCTCAGGGCCGGCAATTCTTTGCCCTTGATGTTGCTGGGGGGCATGAATGTTCTCGAGAGCCGCGACATGGCCCTGGACATTGCCGCCGCTTACGTCGAGGTCACCCGCAAGCTTTCGATGCCCTTCGTGTTCAAGGCCAGTTTCGACAAGGCCAATCGCAGCTCGATTCACTCCTACCGCGGCCCCGGGCTGGACAAGGGTCTCGAGATCCTTACCGAGGTCAAGGCTCGCTTTGACGTACCCATCATCACCGATGTGCACGAACCCTGGCAGGCGACACCGGTGGCGGAAGTGGCGGATATCATCCAATTGCCGGCGTTTCTGGCCCGCCAGACCGATCTGGTCGTGGCCATGGCCGAGACAGGGGCGGCAATCAACATCAAGAAGCCGCAATTTCTGGCCCCCCATGAAATGCGCCACATCCTGCGCAAGTTCGAGGAAGCCGGCAACCAGCGCTTGATGCTGTGCGAACGCGGGTCGAGCTTCGGCTACAACAATCTGGTGGTCGATATGCTCGGCTTCGGCGACATGAAGCAGACCGGTTATCCCGTCTTCTTCGACGTGACTCACGCCTTGCAGCGCCCCGGTGGACGCGCCGACAGTGCCGATGGTCGCCGTGCCCAGGTGGCCGAGCTGGCCCGTGCCGGCGTGGCGGTAGGCCTGGCGGGGCTCTTCCTGGAAGCGCATCCCGACCCCGATGCCGCCTTGTGCGACGGCCCCTGTGCCTTGCCGCTGGACCAGCTCGAACCTTTCCTGCGCCAAATGTCAGCTCTGGATACGCTGGTGAAAGGGTTCGATCCGTTGCATATTCGTTGA
- a CDS encoding FAD-dependent oxidoreductase, producing the protein MANRLSNDFQFIDVGRKDPDKKDARKRSKEFAEIYEPFKPTEAASQSHRCLHCGNPYCEWKCPVHNYIPNWLQLVVEGNILEAAELSHKTNSLPEVCGRVCPQDRLCEGACTLNDGFGAVTIGSVEKYITDTAFAMGWRPDMSKVSWTDKKVAIVGAGPAGLGCADILARSGVKPVVFDRYPEIGGLLTFGIPEFKLEKNVMERRRAVFEEMGIEFRLNTEIGKDIDFDTLMADYDAVFLGMGTYKSMQGGFPGEELPGVYKALDFLIANVNHCLGFEKEPSDYISFEGKRVVVLGGGDTAMDCNRTSIRQGATSVTCAYRRDEQNMPGSRREVANAREEGVEFLFNRQPVAVVGEEKVEGVKVVRTRLGEPDENGRQRPEVVPGSEEVIPADAVIVAFGFQASPAEWFKGAKIEVDERDRVLAPEHGRYAFQTSNEKIFAGGDMVRGSDLVVTAIHEGRQAAEGILEYLGV; encoded by the coding sequence ATGGCCAATCGTTTGAGTAACGATTTTCAGTTTATCGATGTGGGTCGTAAGGACCCGGACAAGAAAGACGCACGCAAACGCTCCAAAGAGTTCGCGGAGATCTACGAGCCGTTCAAGCCGACCGAAGCCGCGAGCCAGTCGCACCGTTGCCTGCACTGCGGCAACCCGTACTGTGAATGGAAATGCCCGGTTCACAACTACATCCCCAACTGGCTGCAGCTGGTGGTGGAGGGCAACATCCTGGAAGCCGCCGAATTGTCGCACAAGACCAACTCGCTGCCCGAGGTGTGCGGTCGCGTATGCCCGCAGGATCGTCTCTGCGAAGGCGCCTGCACGCTCAACGACGGCTTCGGCGCGGTGACCATCGGCTCGGTGGAGAAGTACATCACCGATACGGCATTCGCCATGGGCTGGCGGCCGGACATGTCCAAGGTGTCCTGGACCGACAAGAAAGTGGCGATCGTCGGCGCCGGCCCGGCGGGGCTGGGCTGTGCCGATATCCTCGCGCGCAGCGGCGTCAAGCCGGTGGTATTCGACCGCTACCCGGAGATTGGTGGCCTGCTGACGTTCGGCATTCCCGAATTCAAGCTGGAAAAGAACGTCATGGAGCGGCGCCGTGCGGTATTCGAGGAGATGGGTATCGAGTTCCGCTTGAATACCGAGATCGGCAAGGATATCGATTTCGATACCCTGATGGCCGACTACGACGCGGTCTTCCTGGGCATGGGCACCTACAAGTCCATGCAGGGTGGTTTTCCCGGCGAGGAGCTTCCGGGCGTCTACAAGGCGCTCGACTTCCTCATCGCCAACGTCAACCACTGCCTGGGCTTCGAGAAGGAGCCCAGCGACTACATCTCGTTCGAGGGCAAGCGCGTGGTGGTGCTGGGTGGCGGCGACACCGCCATGGACTGCAACCGCACGTCGATTCGCCAGGGCGCGACCAGCGTGACCTGCGCCTACCGCCGCGATGAGCAGAACATGCCGGGGTCGCGTCGCGAAGTGGCCAATGCCCGCGAAGAGGGTGTCGAGTTCCTGTTCAACCGCCAGCCGGTGGCGGTGGTGGGCGAGGAGAAGGTCGAAGGCGTGAAAGTGGTGCGCACACGACTGGGCGAGCCCGACGAGAACGGCCGCCAGCGTCCCGAAGTGGTGCCCGGGTCCGAAGAGGTTATCCCAGCGGATGCAGTCATCGTCGCGTTCGGTTTTCAGGCCAGCCCCGCCGAATGGTTCAAGGGTGCCAAAATCGAGGTCGACGAGCGTGACCGGGTGCTGGCGCCGGAGCACGGTCGGTACGCCTTCCAGACCAGCAACGAGAAGATCTTTGCCGGTGGCGACATGGTGCGCGGTTCCGACCTGGTGGTGACCGCCATCCATGAGGGTCGTCAGGCTGCCGAAGGCATCCTGGAATACCTCGGCGTATAA
- the recA gene encoding recombinase RecA: MAQDDNRTKALNAALSQIDRQFGKGTVMRLGDTPRVVMPSVSTGSLGLDIALGIGGLPFGRVCEIFGPESSGKTTLTLSVIAEAQKQGKTCAFVDAEHALDPSYAEKLGVNLDDLLVSQPDTGEQALEITDMLVRSGGVDVIVIDSVAALTPRAEIEGEMGDSHVGLQARLMSQALRKITGNIKNANCLVIFINQIRMKIGVMFGSPETTTGGNALKFYSSVRLDIRRTGSVKQGDEVTGNETRVKVVKNKVAPPFRQAEFQILYGKGIYHAGEVIDLGVQCNLVDKAGAWYSYKGSKIGQGKANAAQYLEEHPEIMEEIESQIRGQLLATVEPKQEKEEAEASAAPSEDDLI; the protein is encoded by the coding sequence ATGGCACAGGATGACAATCGTACCAAGGCGCTGAATGCAGCGCTCAGCCAGATCGACCGTCAGTTCGGCAAGGGCACCGTCATGCGTTTGGGCGATACTCCCCGCGTGGTCATGCCCTCGGTGTCCACCGGTTCGCTGGGACTGGACATCGCGCTGGGTATCGGCGGTCTGCCGTTTGGTCGTGTATGCGAAATCTTCGGCCCCGAGTCCTCGGGCAAGACGACGCTGACGCTGTCGGTCATTGCCGAAGCCCAGAAGCAGGGCAAGACGTGCGCCTTCGTCGATGCCGAGCATGCGCTCGACCCAAGTTATGCGGAAAAGCTTGGCGTCAATCTGGATGACCTGCTGGTGTCGCAGCCGGATACCGGCGAGCAGGCCTTGGAAATCACCGACATGCTGGTACGCTCGGGCGGGGTGGACGTCATCGTGATCGACTCGGTGGCCGCGCTTACGCCACGTGCGGAAATCGAAGGCGAGATGGGCGATTCCCACGTCGGCCTGCAGGCTCGCCTGATGTCCCAGGCGCTGCGCAAGATCACCGGCAACATCAAGAATGCCAACTGTCTGGTGATATTCATCAACCAGATCCGCATGAAGATCGGCGTGATGTTCGGCTCGCCCGAAACCACCACCGGCGGCAACGCGCTGAAATTCTATTCCAGCGTACGTCTGGATATCCGCCGTACCGGTTCGGTCAAGCAGGGCGACGAGGTCACCGGTAACGAGACCCGCGTCAAGGTGGTCAAGAACAAGGTGGCACCACCGTTCCGCCAGGCCGAATTCCAGATTCTCTATGGCAAGGGCATCTACCATGCCGGTGAGGTAATCGATCTGGGCGTGCAGTGCAACCTGGTCGACAAGGCCGGTGCCTGGTACAGCTACAAGGGCAGCAAGATCGGCCAGGGCAAGGCCAACGCCGCCCAGTATCTGGAAGAGCATCCCGAGATCATGGAAGAGATCGAGTCGCAGATCCGCGGCCAGTTGCTGGCCACGGTGGAGCCCAAGCAGGAGAAGGAGGAAGCCGAGGCGTCCGCGGCCCCTTCCGAAGATGATCTGATCTAA